In the Arachis ipaensis cultivar K30076 chromosome B04, Araip1.1, whole genome shotgun sequence genome, AAAAGAAATGCTACAAAATACAACTTGCCATTCTATCATATAACTTGCTTCTGTTGCTCATTTTATTAGTAACTTATTTAGTGTCCATTAGTCATAGTACAGTACATAATATAATTTTTATCTTCCTTTTAACTATTGATCATTTAGTATCATAATGCTTCATACAAAATGCAAACAGAAAGGTTCCGCCCGACAAGCGGCCAAACGCTAGATTAACATTAAAACCATGACCTACATATATGCAACCTTTGCTAATGGACATGCCTCCATAGACACTTGCTCCAGTTTTATAGGACCACAAAATCTTCCCATTATTTGCATTCATTGCATATATTGATCCCTGTTTGTCTACTGATCCAGCAAAGACCACACCATTTGCAACACTAACAGGTCCAATGGAAGAGCTGTTACTAGGATTAGCAGTAGACCACAGAATTTTCCCATTACTTGCATCCATTGCCACCCAACCACCACTAGTTGTAGTTATGTTTGATGGTGCAAGAGTGAAATTTTTGTCGTCAAAGTTCGCAATGTTGGTGTAAACTCTCTTTTCGTCAGTCGCCGCACCCCATATTCCACCTCCTATTGTTCCACCTGGGCCAGCTTCCTGCAAAAGGGGCAAAAGCATCAAGATGTTATATTTGTATTGATTAGTTAATACTCTACACTATATGTAAAAGTATTGAAAATATGCATAAATGTTCAGTAAGTTATTCAATATTCTGGTGTGGCTCATACAGTTTAACCAATCTTATATTCAAAACATCTTCAGTTATAAGACAATCTTAAACATAACATCTATATACATTTTCAGTTGATTCATATAGTTGTCCGGAATTGTCTGTAGAAATTATGTGCAAAAATCATTGATGACCACTCACATGAAAATGTCTTTATGTGAAGATGATAAATGAAAAATGTTAAATAATTTGACATGTCTGACTAAATTGTCATCTAACGATTCTTAACTATTATCTTCACATGAAAATAATTTCACATGAGTAATAACCAAAATCATTCATGTAACTAGCTCTATAGTAACATGATAATCTCAATCTCAATTTTCTTTTTTCCTATCTCCCATCCTGTCTTTCTTAGATACCCTTTTGGGAGATTTTAAGAGTTTCACTAGATGGTTAAACTCATCAATTCTAAGACTAGGTTTTACCACAAAATATTGACATGAATCCCTGTATGATAAAGATAAAACTATCATAAATTACCGTAAACCAAATGAGGTTGCCATTGTTGCGATCCAAAGCCCATGCAAAGCCACTTTTTTGAACAGCAACAACAAGATCTTTCTTTCTTCCATTGACATATGCAGTCAACATCATTGGTGCCTCACCAAAATCAGCATCAGGGTTAGGACCAGAAGGAGGGCAGCCAGGAGTTGCAGGATTACGGCATTCAAAAAACCATACATCATACCCTCCTAGCTGCCGGTACCATTTGATCTTCCCATTGTCCAAATCAAGGGCCAAGATTGAATTAGAGTGGTTCTCAGGTTCAGTGCACTCATCAGGATCAGTAGGCTCTGTTATGTTGCCCTGCCTTTCTTGGCACTCAAGTATTCGTGCCGGCGCAGAGTAGAGGTTCCCGGTGGCAATGTAGACATTGTttctttgagcatcaatggaggGGCTGCTCCCCCATATGGCTGCTCCAGCATACTCTCCTAACTCGCCATTGTTATCCGGCAACATGTAGGTTTGCCATATGATTTTACCGGAGAAGGCATTCAGTTTCACCATGCTTCCTCGAAATATGCAGCATTTCTGAATGGTTGTAAATTCTTCCAGTGAAGATGTTGCCACATAGTAACCTCTATTTCACATAATTATGGTAAAGACTTCACTTGAAATTTTTTCTATAATATTATATGATAAAACCttaagatttttaatttaaaagttaAGTGACACTACAATtgctttcaaaagaaaaaaagtagAGTACATATGAATTTTAATGGACAGAATTTTAATTCATACATATACTAACCCTTTGTAATATGTTCCAGACATGGTGATAAGTGCCGCAGGATGATGATCCAAATAGGTTAACCACACAAGCTTACCATTTTTTCTGTTTAGACCAAGAACAATAGCAGGGCCATACATTCCAACTATCAATAAACCATTACCAGCTATTGTAGGAGTTGATCTTGACACTGTGGTATTCACATTCATGACAAAGCCAGTTGCTTTCAAACCTGTCAATTCATTCAAGTTTTGCTTCCAAACAAGTTTTCCATCATCTTTTTTCACTGCATATATGTTACCATTCCAACATGGAAAATAAATTGTATCTTCATATATTGCTGGTGTTGCTGATATATCTTTTCCTGCATAGAATTTCCACTTCAAACTTAGTTTTGATGCTGTTTTGGgacttatcttatcttctttgtTGGCATATCTTCTGTTGAACAAATCTCCGCCATGGTTCAACCAGTCCTGTTTGTGAATGTAGACACTAAGATCAAGAAATGAATATGAAAATTACATTTTTCACAATTTataaaatagaaattatttttaagcaaTTCAAAAACCAACTCATCCATCAGCTATTTGATAGCTTATCATGTGTCTTTCCGTGTTATTTTAtagaaaaatcatataaaataaaaactaaactaaattaaaattttggtcgTCACACGATTTATGCAAATAGAAAATAATCGTGTGACAAGCTATATTGGtgaatcttaaattttattttttcatttgaaATAGTAAATTGTATAAAGAGCATGAGAGAGATAGGAGGAAGTATCATACATCTGAGTTTGAAGAGACTAATGCTGCATGAACACAAAGCAAGAATAAACACAAAACCAAGTATGTGCTTAACTTAGATACCGCCATGCATGCAACTGATCCTTACCAAGATGAAATGAATATATTAAGGAAACTAATTTTCAAGAGGCTCATGCATGTAAATAAAATGGATCATGTTTGCCTTGATCAAGAAGACAATGGATCGGAGgaccttaaataatttttttactatttatttcgGTGCCAATATTTTGACTTtagatttaactttttttttttgtgtgaaaAATAATGTGTTTTTCTGTATTGGTATAATGATCGCACTATATATCCTCACatcaatattttaaataataactcTTATACCATTGGGATTCTCTTGTGCCAAAAATATATAATCCAGTTTCAATGTTTATTCAATTCTTCTATTGGAATATGTTTCTTCTAGTTTCTATGCTTCTTCAGATCATATATAGACCCTAGTccctatattatatattatatttagtAGTCCAtttactttattattattaatgagaagctttattatctttattatatttaaagagataatatataattttaatatatataatatatatgtcgCCCCGCCCATAATGGATTTGGGCTGTGCCAGAGCGGGGGGAGTTCTTGGGCGAGGCGACTTTTAGACGAGGCCACGCCCCGCCTATTAATGGGCGAGGCTCGCCCATCCTCGCCTCACCCATGGGCGCTCCATCCATGGGCGCCCAAGCCCACCATAACGGTAGGGATCAACTTTTCCTCCCACCTTTCGTCTACTCACATATATTTTTGCCTCAGTTATTACAATTATAttcaaaatctaataaaaaattttcaaatctNNNNNNNNNNNNNNNNNNNNNNNNNNNNNNNNNNNNNNNNNNNNNNNNNNNNNNNNNNNNNNNNNNNNNNNNNNNNNNNNNNNNNNNNNNNNNNNNNNNNNNNNNNNNNNNNNNNNNNNNNNNNNNNNNNNNNNNNNNNNNNNNNNNNNNNNNNNNNNNNNNNNNNNNNNNNNNNNNNNNNNNNNNNNNNNNNNNNNNNNNNNNNNNNNNNNNNNNNNNNNNNNNNNNNNNNNNNNNNNNNNNNNNNNNNNNNNNNNNNNNNNNNNNNNNNNNNNNNNNNNNNNNNNNNNNNNNNNNNNNNNNNNNNNNNNNNNNNNNNNNNNNNNNNNNNNNNNNNNNNNNNNNNNNNNNNNNNNNNNNNNNNNNNNNNNNNNNNNNNNNNNNNNNNNNNNNNNNNNNNNNNNNNNNNNNNNNNNNCCGCCCTGTTGCCACCCCTATTTCCAACTTTTCTAAATGCCTATAAGCAATTGAAGATAATTTTGACTTGTTTTAAggagagaaaaaaatatatatacttataCATTTATTACATGCCTAAGTGTGGGGAATGGGGACATATGCCCATTGATATTTTAAAAGAGCAATGCTAGGAGGCTAAcaatttttgtaatttgtagccatcaactagccatcaatgatggttttaatggtgtgagatttcatccaatggctcacttttctttgctagttacatgttggccagaatttaacaaagttgttggtcccctagacttttccattttAAAATATAACACAAATATGCAAAAAGAAATATGTTTGActccataatttttttattttatccccattttatattatatcttttttttttaagtatatttttGCTCTCCGCTAGTTAAATTTTCTGGATATGTCATTCATATTCATTACTATACTTAAACTCACCATTTACCTAATCTCATCCTATCCTATCTATGTTCGTTAGACGATTCATAATCACATGAATCATCctattatatttcttttttttttttaattatttgatgaTCCAAAATTATTAGACATTCCTTTCACAATTATGAagagattaaaatttaaaaaattattcttcTCTCAGCAAATGTACTTTTCAAAACTATTAGCTGTGTTCTCGCCAAGTATTTTACCCTATAGGCTAAATTACTTATTTCTTGTCCAACAATTTATTGGTTGCATAACTCTTTATATAATACTGACAAAATTAAATGAAAACGTGCAAAAAAGAcctcaaaaaaaattaaagactaTGCTAtgtatatactaaaattagctattaaagtcagtcactagtataaaatatatgttaaaatataaatacatattaaaaataaattaaattatatatgtatttatacacaaatatattagtggctgattttagtatacaaatagtatttttaaaaaattaatctaaTATTGACTTCGAGTTTCCCctctatcttttctttctttagcTATAATGACAATATAAAGTTTGGTTATTATACATTTTCTTCACTTAATTACAAGCTAACTTTGTTTAAGGGTTGGCAGGCTCATCTCTGGCtatagaaaaaatatataataatgatAACATAAGAATGAGGACAGATAAATATATTTGCAACTTTTGAAGTTTGTAAAAATTCTACTTAATATCTGTTTAGTTCCCGACTTACTTTAATTTCAACTAATTAATTACTTTtcaaattaataattacaaaaaattCCTCCTCCATTCTTTTAGTTAACACTTCCCTACTATTGTTTTTCGTATTCTCTTACCTCtatttaaaaagtaataaaaaaatggagaaaaaaCTTTTAGCTAAATGCATAAGCATATAGCTAAAGAAATAAGGGGAAAATGTCCAAAGTCAATATTTTGATAAAGAAGACCAACCAAGTAGTAGTTCTTAGAACTTAGAAGCACACTCGCTCATCCTTAGCTTACAAAAATTTGATGATTTTCTAGTATACTTATTGATTATTTATTGAAAGAGAGTAATGATCAATGCTACTTTTTCCACAATGAGTTATAGTATACTTGTTATGCATTTATTAACCACAAGTAATCATGAATCTTAGATAAGTAGAGCTGGAAAGTATGCATTTTGAAATGGAAAATgctatttgtatactaaaatcagccattaaaattagccaccaatatatttgtatataaatacatgtgtagtttaatttattttcaatgtgcatttgtatttcaacatgtattttaaACTAGTTGCTGATTTTAatagctgattttggtgtacacgtagTATAACCATTTTGAAATAAGGTGAGGTAATTAAGCGATAGGCAAGCCAccattcttaaaaaaaataatagaatatctTTAAACAAATTTCTAATAAAATTTCATTTCATCAACTCTATTTCAATACTTCTTACTTATTGAAAAAGTTTTTTGTAATTGTGCATACGATTATCCTCTAATATTATATTCATacaaaatgaattttttttcctattctaaaataaaaaaaaaaaactttatttcCCCAAAAAAATTAATCAGACTTTAATTTATGGAATACGAAAAATTAaagtttgaataatttttttgagatataaagttttttttttattttagaataaaaaaaaatcctacaaaaatTAGTTCTTCTGCAAATATTTCCCTTCcattaaaatatctttttttaaacaaaaattatttgtGAAGAGATAAATTATTGATATATTCAATAGCATATATAGTAGCTAGTAAATTGTTTTGAACATTGATGAATATATCCATATGCAATTTTACCATATATGCTACATTTAATTTAAGTTATGTCTTAGAGAACAAATACGTACATACAAAAATACCTATAAATATTTGATAACACATGCAAATGCAGAACATAAATAAATAGAGACATGATGAGACTGTATAATTGAAATATATTATCTAAATATGCATTTCAAGGAAAActactaaaatttttattttcaatttcactATTATTTTTTAAACATAGCCATGTCTCCAACACCTTTAAACACAGAAAGCAAAGAGTGAAGTTGCAGCTGTTTTGTTATAACCTTtatagaaagtaaataagctaagTCCCTGACCAACATAGATGCAACCATCACTAATTGAGACACCATCAACCACACCAACATAACCATTCTCATAAGACCATAGGATTTCTCCACTCTTTGCATCAATGGCATATATTGGGCCTTTTGGGCTTGTTGATGCTGCAAACATGACACCGTTGGCAACACTTACAGGCCCACTTATGGGATTATTTATGTTACTTGGATCAGCCACGGCCCATAGGACTTTGCCATCACTAGCATTAAGTGCCAACCATCCGCCACTTTTCGTAATTTCATTGGATGGGACAAGAGTGAAGTTTTTGCGATCTGTGTTGGGGTTGTTGGTGTAAACCCTTAATTCATCTGTGGCcaggggtggcaatgggtagggtagggtagggtttggagtcAATCCTAACTCTATCTGtgggttgagatttttatataaactcaaccctaccatatccgcgggttgagaatatctcaaccctaaccctacccgctcttAACTCGCAGGTACCCGATCCTATCCGCGTGTTACAAAAAAAATGCAacgttattatataacttgatgataatttagaatagaactgacttttatgtaaaaaaagtttattaaattatcaattaatgattttttttttaatgactaaggatttTTTATATTTAGTGAGAAGTCTTTAGTTCAATAtccacttaaaatatatttttatataaatatataacatatacatatatagggtgcggGTTGGTCGGATAGGGTTGAGACTCAACCCGCACTTACCCGACCCGCACAAAAACCCGACTCGTACCATACCCTACCCGATCGGGTGGAGTCGGGTTGGATATCTACGAATAGGGTACATATTACCACCTCTATCTGTGGCTGCTCCCATGTTCCTCGTCCTCCTGATCCACCTGGTCCTGCTTGCTGCATACAATCTATTATTGTTTGAATTTGAAACATAAATATGGTTGTATTTGTTTGCTGAGATATGGAcactaattattatttatttattaaaacacaAATTTAGATAAATATAGTGGTACACAGAATACATATATTTAGTATTGTTTCTTAAAGTTGAAACACGAAAACACAATGTATAAGACATAAAATTTAATATGTTTattcataattatttttaaaattactaatttttatcCCTAATTAATTGTGATAGTGATAAAATATATTAAAGAGCATAAAATTGACATTTAATTTATACATATGTGTTTTGTATATTATTATCAAATACGTTATAAAATTTGTGtatctatatatctatatatcttTGTgtatttatatatgtgtttatatGTCTCAAATACACTAATTAAATGCAACCTATAAGAGCAAAgtgtcacggccttggacacactccaacgctaccgtgccggcactcggacttactcaacctcttgagctaagaccaagtcagcctaaccctcaatacttagcaagaaagctaagaatataagagaacacaagagaaaggaagctttggtgaaagaacactttattgctcaagtgtggttacaaatgattcacacacTCACACTAACTCTCAtctcctatttatagccatccacctcctcaatggatggttaggattaaatctaatcaatttTCGGTAAGGCAGAGATAAAATCTAGAGAGACACTTTTCCACGGTCGCTCTGATAGAGGCAGAGGTTCCAACAACCCACTTGGTGTCttattttcaatcttatcttgttggcacacaagacaagtcttcacatagctctccacttcatctctcatttggggccaataataagaagattcaaTGAGTGCCAAGGTCCTTCGCTGACCTTGGTGACCAGCCCACTTGGTGTCGTGGTATTCTCTTACTAACTTCCTTCTCAGATTTTCCCATTTAGGAACGTATAGTCTTCTCCCTTTTGTGTAGAGAAGGTCGTTTTCTAACCAAAATCTTTTGGTCTTACCTTCTCTAGCCAACTCCACCAACTTCTTGGCTAATGGGTCGTGATGCAACCCTTCCTTGATGGTATGCACAATATCTCCTTCCACCATAGAAATGGCCGCCAACTCAGCCTTGCGACTCAACGCATCTGCTACCACATTAGTCTTGCCTGACTTGTATTCAGATTCGAAATCAAACTCAGCCAAGAAGTCTTGCCACCTAGCTTGTTTGGGGCTTAACTTCTTTTGagtttggaagtagcttgtaGCCACATTGTCTGTCTTGACGATGAAGTGTGAACCCAGCAAGTAGTGACGCCAAGTTCTCAGACAATGCACCACCGCAGTCATCTCCTTCTCTTGGACAGTGTATCGCCTCTCTGTATCATTCAACTTGTGACTCTCAAAGGCAATAGGATGTCCTTCTTGCATCAAAACTCCTCCAATAGCGTAGTCAGAAGCATCAGTGTGGACTTCAAATACCTTTGAGTAGTCGGGTAGTGCTAGTACTGGTCCTTCTGTGATAGCAGCCTTCAACTCATCAAAGgccttttgacactcctttgaccATTCCCAAGAGTGATTCTTCTTGAGAAGATCAGTTAATGGTGCAGCTTTAGCGGAGTATCCCTTGATAAACCTCCGATAGTAATTAGCCAACCCAAGGAATGACCTCAATTCAGATACCTTGTTTGGCGGCTCCCACTCTTTGATAGCCTTCACCTTTCCTTGATCCATGCAGAGAGTTCCACCCTTAATGATGTGTCCCAAGAAGTGGACTTCGTCCCTTGCAAAGGAACACTTTTCCTTCTTCACATATAGGTTATTCTCTCGCAAGATCTTGAACACGGTTCGTAAGTGTTCTACATGTTCCTCCAAAGTATTGCTATAGACAACAATGTCATCCAAGTAGACCACTACAAACCGATCAAGGTAAGGTCGAAAGATCTCGTTCATCAAGGTATAGAAGGTCGCAGGAGCGTTggtca is a window encoding:
- the LOC107637278 gene encoding uncharacterized protein LOC107637278 yields the protein MAVSKLSTYLVLCLFLLCVHAALVSSNSDDWLNHGGDLFNRRYANKEDKISPKTASKLSLKWKFYAGKDISATPAIYEDTIYFPCWNGNIYAVKKDDGKLVWKQNLNELTGLKATGFVMNVNTTVSRSTPTIAGNGLLIVGMYGPAIVLGLNRKNGKLVWLTYLDHHPAALITMSGTYYKGGYYVATSSLEEFTTIQKCCIFRGSMVKLNAFSGKIIWQTYMLPDNNGELGEYAGAAIWGSSPSIDAQRNNVYIATGNLYSAPARILECQERQGNITEPTDPDECTEPENHSNSILALDLDNGKIKWYRQLGGYDVWFFECRNPATPGCPPSGPNPDADFGEAPMMLTAYVNGRKKDLVVAVQKSGFAWALDRNNGNLIWFTEAGPGGTIGGGIWGAATDEKRVYTNIANFDDKNFTLAPSNITTTSGGWVAMDASNGKILWSTANPSNSSSIGPVSVANGVVFAGSVDKQGSIYAMNANNGKILWSYKTGASVYGGMSISKGCIYVGHGFNVNLAFGRLSGGTFLFAFCMKHYDTK